Proteins encoded in a region of the Panicum hallii strain FIL2 chromosome 3, PHallii_v3.1, whole genome shotgun sequence genome:
- the LOC112884792 gene encoding heparanase-like protein 2, which produces MNLWFIFLLPLLCLPARVRSEDYSDVTVIVRGSETIASTSDEFICATIDWWPPEKCNYDQCPWGRASVLNLDLTNPLLGKAIQAFSPLRIRVGGSLQDQVLYGTPNLGSPCDPFTKVSGGLFGFSQGCITLERWDAINDLFLNTGAVVTFGLNALQGRRQISRSVWGGPWNSSNAREFMEYTVSMNYPIDSWEFGNELSGSGIGASVGAEQYGKDLVELQTIINELYGDSRKPLVVAPGGFYDQKWFAQLLEVSGPNVLNAMTHHIYNLGAGNDPQVPNRILNPQYLSRTSDTFRSLQLTIQRHGPWSAPWVGEAGGAYNSGSRLVSNTFLNSFWYLDQLGQSAKYDTKVYCRQTLIGGNYGLLDTDTFVPNPDYYSALLWHRLMGTGVLSTDISGSSYLRAYVHCGKQKGGVTLLLLNLHRSMGFMVSVRNDLNVNLAEGQGIRRDNVFVHGLKRTVSWVGSKASDGHSKREEYHLSAKDGNPFARTMLLNGVPLELTEDGDIPPLYPVEVSVNSPIYVAPLTIAFVVFPDFEAEACGP; this is translated from the exons ATGAACTTATGGTTTATCTTTCTCTTGCCTCTTCTCTGTCTGCCTGCACGGGTTCGATCAGAGGATTACTCGGATGTGACTGTAATTGTTCGAGGCTCTGAGACAATTGCTTCAACCAGTGATGAGTTTATCTGCGCCACCATTGATTGGTGGCCCCCAGAGAAGTGTAACTATGACCAATGTCCATGGGGAAGGGCTTCTGTCTTAAATTTG GACTTGACTAATCCTTTGTTGGGTAAAGCTATTCAAG CCTTTAGCCCACTGCGAATCAGAGTCGGAGGCTCCTTACAAGATCAGGTGCTATATGGCACACCAAATTTGGGATCTCCATGCGATCCATTTACAAAGGTTTCAGGTGGTCTGTTTGGGTTTTCTCAAGGATGCATAACCTTGGAAAGATGGGATGCTATTAATGATCTGTTCCTGAATACAGG TGCAGTTGTTACATTTGGTCTTAATGCACTTCAAGGACGACGGCAGATAAGCAGAAGTGTTTGGGGAGGTCCTTGGAATTCGAGCAATGCTAGAGAGTTCATGGAATACACAGTTTCAATGAACTATCCCATAGATTCTTGGGAATTTG GTAATGAATTGAGTGGAAGTGGAATTGGTGCGAGTGTGGGAGCTGAACAATATGGAAAGGACCTAGTTGAACTCCAAACAATCATCAATGAGTTATATGGAGATTCCAGGAAACCACTGGTTGTAGCCCCAGGAGGATTTTATGACCAAAAATGGTTTGCTCAACTTCTTGAGGTCTCTGGGCCAAATGTTCTCAATGCAATGACTCATCATATTTACAACCTTGGTGCTG GTAATGATCCACAAGTTCCAAATCGAATTTTGAACCCACAATATTTGAGCCGGACTTCCGACACATTCAGAAGTCTCCAACTCACAATACAACGCCATGGACCATGGTCTGCTCCATGGGTTGGGGAAGCTGGTGGCGCATATAACAGCGGCAGCCGTCTCGTGTCTAATACTTTCCTGAATAGCTTCTG GTATCTTGATCAACTTGGGCAATCAGCAAAGTATGACACCAAGGTTTACTGCAGACAGACTCTGATTGGTGGCAATTACGGGCTCCTTGACACTGACACTTTCGTACCAAACCCAGATTACTACAG TGCCTTGCTGTGGCATCGGCTCATGGGAACGGGAGTTCTTTCCACAGACATCAGTGGTTCTTCATACTTGCGTGCTTATGTTCATTGCGGAAAGCAGAAG GGGGGCGTCACACTCCTCTTGTTGAACCTGCACCGAAGCATGGGATTCATGGTTTCAGTCAGGAACGACCTCAATGTCAATCTCGCAGAGGGGCAAGGGATCAGAAGGGACAATGTGTTTGTCCATGGCCTTAAAAGGACGGTTTCTTGGGTTGGGAGCAAAGCTTCAGACGGGCATTCCAAGAGGGAAGAGTACCATCTCTCGGCGAAAGATGGGAACCCCTTTGCCCGGACCATGCTCCTGAACGGAGTTCCTCTAGAACTCACTGAAGATGGTGATATCCCTCCATTGTATCCTGTGGAAGTTTCAGTCAATTCACCAATCTATGTTGCTCCTCTGACCATTGCGTTCGTCGTGTTCCCAGACTTCGAGGCTGAAGCTTGTGGTCCATGA
- the LOC112884793 gene encoding probable galacturonosyltransferase 13 — translation MQIRLSPSMRSITISTSHGLLDFMRLKAAARHFSYRTVFHTVLILAFLLPFVFILTAVMTLEGFNKCSSLDCLGRRLGPRLLGRGNDGSMRLVRDLYSILDEINSEEAPVDLKVPESFDEFIWDMKNNDYDLRSFAFKLKATMESMDKELRSSRLSEQLNKHYAAIAIPKGLYCLSLRLTDEYSSNALARKQLPPPELVPRLSDNSYYHFVLASDNILAASVVVRSTVRSSLKPERIVFHVITDKKTYPAMHSWFALNSLYPAIVEVKGVHQFDWLTKENVPVLEAIETQRAVRDRYHGNHLARTSVSDSPRVFAAKLQAGSPTYTSVLNHIRIYLPELFPSLNKVVFLDDDVVVQHDLSPLWDIDLAGKVNGAVETCIGGDSWVMSKRFRNYFNFSHPLIASNFDPSECAWAYGMNIFDLNAWRKTTIKDKYHHWVKENLKSNFTLWRLGTLPPGLIAFKGHVHPIDPSWHLLGLGYQEKTDISSVEQAAVIHYNGQSKPWLEIGFKHLQPFWTRHVNYSNEFIRNCHIMEPQL, via the exons ATGCAGATCCGCCTGTCGCCGAGCATGAGGAGCATCACCATCTCCACTAGCCATGGCCTTCTAGACTTTATGAGGCTCAAGGCCGCCGCGCGGCACTTCTCCTACCGCACCGTCTTCCACACCGTCCTCATCCTCGCCTTCCTCCTGCCCTTCGTCTTCATACTCACCGCAGTCATGACGCTCGAGGGCTTCAACAAGTGCTCCTCCCTAG ATTGTCTGGGAAGACGGTTAGGTCCACGCCTTCTTGGTAGGGGCAACGATGGTTCCATG AGGCTTGTGAGGGATTTGTATTCAATACTTGATGAAATAAATTCTGAGGAAGCTCCTGTTGATTTGAAAGTTCCAGAATCTTTTGATGAATTCATCTGGGATATGAAGAATAATGATTATGATTTAAGGTCATTTGCTTTTAAACTGAAGGCTACG ATGGAGAGCATGGATAAGGAATTGAGATCATCAAGGTTATCAGAGCAGCTAAACAAACACTATGCTGCAATTGCTATTCCTAAAGGCCTTTATTGCCTTTCGTTGCGTTTAACCGATGAATACTCCTCAAATGCCCTTGCAAGGAAACAACTACCACCCCCTGAGTTGGTGCCTCGTCTTTCGGACAACTCCTATTACCATTTTGTTTTAGCATCAGATAACATCCTTGCAGCCTCAGTTGTGGTTAGGTCGACAGTTAGATCATCACTGAAGCCTGAGAGGATAGTCTTCCATGTTATTACTGACAAAAAGACCTATCCTGCCATGCATTCATGGTTTGCTTTGAATTCTCTCTATCCTGCTATTGTTGAGGTGAAAGGTGTGCACCAGTTTGATTGGTTAACAAAAGAAAATGTTCCTGTACTTGAAGCTATAGAAACTCAGCGCGCTGTCAGAGATCGTTACCATGGAAATCACCTTGCAAGAACCAGCGTTAGTGACAGCCCAAGGGTCTTTGCAGCCAAACTGCAAGCAGGAAGTCCAACATATACTTCCGTGCTCAATCATATTCGAATATACTTGCCTGAG TTGTTCCCAAGCCTCAACAAGGTTGTATTTCTTGATGATGATGTTGTTGTCCAGCATGACCTATCACCACTTTGGGATATTGATCTAGCTGGGAAGGTTAATGGTGCTGTTGAGACTTGCATAGGTGGAGACAGTTGGGTGATGTCTAAGAGGTTCAGGAATTATTTTAACTTTTCTCATCCCCTCATTGCAAGCAACTTTGACCCTTCAGAGTGTGCTTGGGCATATGGCATGAATATTTTTGACCTGAATGCATGGAGGAAGACAACAATCAAAGACAAATACCATCATTGGGTTAAGGAG AATCTAAAGTCAAACTTCACACTTTGGAGGCTTGGAACATTACCACCGGGGCTTATAGCATTTAAAGGCCATGTTCATCCAATTGATCCATCATGGCATCTGCTAGGCTTGGGTTATCAAGAAAAGACAGATATCAGTAGTGTTGAACAAGCAGCAGTTATACATTATAACGGGCAAAGTAAGCCATGGCTGGAGATTGGTTTTAAACATCTTCAGCCATTTTGGACAAGACATGTGAACTACTCAAACGAATTCATAAGAAACTGTCATATAATGGAGCCTCAGTTGTAG